Proteins encoded in a region of the Cupriavidus pauculus genome:
- the hemF gene encoding oxygen-dependent coproporphyrinogen oxidase, with product MIDTQAVRAYLLGLQDRITDAIAAVDGQPFLTDAWEKPPTERLRGSGRTRILEGGAVMERAGVGFSDVRGDTLPPSATANRPELAGRSFEATGVSLVFHPRNPYVPTVHMNVRCFVAVKPDAEPVWWFGGGMDLTPYYGETDDCVHFHRTCERALAPFGDDLYPRFKQWCDEYFFLRHRGEARGIGGVFFDDFSALGFDRSFAMMQSVGDAFLDAYLPILTARKDTPYGEREREFQAYRRGRYVEFNLVFDRGTLFGLQSGGRAESILMSMPPQVSWRYDWQPAPDTPEAALYSDFLPPRDWAALGAVR from the coding sequence ATGATCGATACCCAGGCAGTCCGTGCCTATCTGCTCGGTCTGCAAGACCGCATCACCGATGCCATCGCGGCCGTGGATGGCCAGCCGTTCCTGACCGACGCCTGGGAGAAACCGCCCACCGAACGCCTGCGTGGCAGCGGCCGGACGCGGATTCTCGAAGGCGGCGCCGTGATGGAACGCGCGGGCGTGGGCTTTTCCGACGTGCGCGGCGACACGCTGCCCCCTTCGGCCACGGCCAACCGCCCCGAACTCGCGGGCCGCAGTTTCGAGGCCACCGGCGTTTCGCTGGTGTTCCATCCACGCAATCCGTACGTGCCGACCGTGCATATGAACGTGCGCTGCTTCGTGGCCGTGAAGCCCGATGCGGAACCGGTCTGGTGGTTCGGCGGCGGCATGGACCTGACGCCCTACTACGGTGAAACCGACGATTGCGTGCATTTCCATCGCACGTGCGAACGCGCGCTCGCGCCGTTCGGCGACGACCTGTATCCGCGCTTCAAGCAGTGGTGCGACGAGTATTTCTTCCTGCGCCACCGCGGCGAGGCGCGCGGCATCGGCGGCGTGTTCTTCGACGACTTCTCCGCGCTCGGTTTCGACCGCAGCTTCGCGATGATGCAATCGGTGGGCGACGCGTTTCTGGATGCCTATCTGCCGATTCTGACCGCACGCAAGGACACGCCCTATGGCGAGCGCGAGCGTGAATTCCAGGCCTATCGCCGCGGCCGCTACGTGGAGTTCAATCTCGTGTTCGACCGCGGCACGCTGTTCGGGCTGCAATCGGGCGGACGCGCGGAATCGATCCTGATGTCGATGCCGCCGCAGGTGAGCTGGCGCTACGACTGGCAGCCGGCGCCGGATACCCCCGAAGCCGCGCTATACAGCGACTTCCTGCCCCCGCGAGACTGGGCGGCACTGGGCGCGGTGCGATGA